In a genomic window of uncultured Flavobacterium sp.:
- a CDS encoding HAMP domain-containing sensor histidine kinase translates to MFTAITPNATLLTYSIVIIFMKLYHNLSQIGFLKKSYVFKFLFVAFIGIHIPLIGILFFVTFSNHTISPISILIFALIMTLLATLVTLLVLNQLIKPIVLASKSLDDYRNNRQLSVLPTEYSDEAGLLMCNIQESIYESESFINEKQDLIYMLSHDLKNFAGNPQGLAQLILSEEPSDSIKHLAELICESTNLQFRYIENFIKLLKEQDQIVKVNHDPKNIVFPNILPFINEQLEQRLLDKNIKLSLSLELVEAKLKIDEGLLVQVLVNLISNAIKFSYFDSEIKVRMFIQNSNLIITVADKGIGFDKTQIDELFKKFTKMSRLGTANELSTGIGLYLCKKIIERNKGKLSATSEGKNKGAEFKIEFEV, encoded by the coding sequence TTGTTTACAGCAATAACCCCAAATGCTACATTGTTAACTTATAGTATTGTTATTATTTTTATGAAGTTGTATCATAATCTTTCACAAATTGGCTTTCTTAAGAAAAGTTATGTGTTTAAATTCCTATTTGTTGCTTTTATAGGTATACATATTCCCTTGATTGGCATTTTGTTTTTTGTGACTTTTTCAAACCATACTATTTCTCCAATTTCTATTTTAATTTTTGCTTTGATAATGACTTTATTGGCGACTTTAGTGACGCTTTTAGTTTTAAATCAGTTAATTAAACCAATTGTTTTAGCTTCAAAATCTTTAGACGATTATAGAAATAACAGACAATTATCTGTCTTACCAACAGAATATTCAGATGAAGCCGGATTGTTGATGTGTAATATTCAGGAATCAATCTATGAATCAGAAAGTTTTATAAACGAAAAACAAGATTTGATTTATATGCTTTCTCATGATTTGAAGAACTTTGCCGGAAATCCGCAAGGTTTGGCGCAATTAATTTTGAGCGAAGAACCATCAGATTCTATTAAACATCTGGCAGAATTAATTTGTGAGTCGACAAATTTGCAATTCCGATACATCGAAAATTTTATAAAACTTCTAAAAGAACAAGATCAGATCGTCAAAGTAAATCATGATCCAAAGAATATTGTATTCCCTAATATTTTGCCTTTTATAAACGAACAGCTTGAGCAACGTTTATTGGATAAAAATATTAAATTAAGTTTAAGCTTAGAATTAGTCGAAGCAAAACTTAAAATCGACGAAGGTTTATTGGTTCAGGTTTTAGTGAATTTAATAAGCAACGCTATTAAGTTCTCTTATTTTGACAGCGAGATTAAAGTTCGAATGTTTATCCAAAATTCAAATTTGATTATCACAGTTGCCGATAAAGGAATTGGTTTCGATAAAACTCAGATTGATGAATTGTTCAAGAAATTCACGAAAATGAGCCGTTTAGGAACTGCAAATGAATTGTCTACCGGAATTGGATTGTATTTATGTAAGAAAATTATCGAAAGAAACAAAGGTAAATTAAGCGCTACAAGCGAAGGAAAAAATAAAGGCGCCGAATTTAAAATCGAGTTCGAAGTATAG
- a CDS encoding aldo/keto reductase yields MLYRKLGKTNFNISEISLGTWQVGGKWGSAFDNKTADELLNTAIDNGVNFIDTADVYENGLSETAVGRVVRSRSERIYVATKCGRHINPHVSEGYQPKVLQKFIEDSLKRMKLETLDLIQLHCPPTEVFYRPEIFELFDRLKEQGKIQNLGVSVEKVEEALKAIEYSNVTTVQIIFNLFRQRPSQLFFSEARKKDIGIIARVPLASGLLTGKFDAKTTFDAQDHRNFNRNGDAFDKGETFSGIDYELGLKAVEKLKALFPETTNLAPIALQWILSFQDISCIIPGASKESHVLSNLSLYDLPKLTPEKIAAMNAIYEEYIKPSVHHLW; encoded by the coding sequence ATGCTCTATAGAAAACTAGGAAAAACAAACTTCAATATATCTGAAATATCACTTGGCACTTGGCAAGTTGGCGGAAAATGGGGATCTGCGTTTGACAATAAAACCGCAGACGAACTTTTGAATACGGCAATTGACAATGGCGTCAATTTTATCGATACTGCCGATGTTTACGAAAATGGATTAAGCGAAACTGCTGTTGGAAGAGTTGTTCGTTCGCGATCTGAACGTATTTATGTTGCTACAAAATGCGGCCGACATATTAACCCGCATGTTAGTGAAGGTTATCAGCCAAAAGTACTTCAGAAATTTATTGAAGACAGTTTAAAACGAATGAAATTAGAAACGCTCGATTTGATTCAGTTGCACTGTCCTCCTACTGAAGTTTTTTATCGTCCTGAGATTTTCGAACTTTTCGACCGATTAAAAGAACAAGGTAAAATCCAGAATCTTGGTGTTAGTGTTGAGAAAGTTGAAGAAGCTTTAAAAGCAATTGAATATTCGAATGTAACAACGGTTCAGATTATTTTCAATTTATTCCGTCAGCGTCCTTCTCAATTATTTTTCTCTGAAGCCAGAAAGAAAGATATCGGAATCATTGCGAGAGTTCCTTTAGCAAGTGGACTTTTAACAGGTAAATTTGATGCGAAAACTACTTTTGACGCTCAAGATCACCGAAATTTCAATAGAAATGGTGACGCTTTTGATAAAGGCGAAACTTTTTCTGGTATCGATTATGAATTAGGTTTAAAAGCGGTAGAAAAACTAAAAGCATTATTTCCGGAAACAACAAATCTTGCTCCAATTGCGCTTCAGTGGATTTTGAGTTTTCAAGATATCAGTTGTATTATTCCAGGTGCTTCAAAAGAAAGTCACGTTTTATCGAATTTATCTCTTTATGATTTACCAAAATTAACTCCTGAGAAAATCGCAGCCATGAATGCTATTTACGAAGAATATATAAAACCTTCTGTACATCATCTATGGTAG
- the cysM gene encoding cysteine synthase CysM — translation MGPQKLLNLIGNTPLMETVNLVKNKNVKLLLKLEGNNPGGSVKDRAAYNMIASALERGDIKKGDKLIEATSGNTGIALAMIAQLFQIEIELVLPEDSTKERTQTMRAYGATVILTPASEGIIGSRDYADKKVAEGGYIMLNQFANDDNWKAHYKTTGPEIWNDTDGTVTHFVSAMGTTGTIIGTSTYLKEKNPAIQIVGAQPSDGSQIPGIRKWPQEYLPKIFDASKVDTVIDVSEDDAREMTKRLALEEGVFAGMSSGGSVAVALKIAEQLESGVIVAVICDRGDRYLSSDLFD, via the coding sequence ATGGGTCCACAGAAATTGCTTAACCTAATTGGAAATACTCCATTGATGGAAACTGTCAATTTGGTTAAAAATAAAAACGTAAAACTTTTACTGAAGCTTGAAGGAAATAATCCTGGCGGAAGTGTAAAAGACAGAGCTGCATATAACATGATCGCTTCGGCACTTGAAAGAGGCGATATCAAAAAAGGAGATAAACTAATTGAAGCTACAAGTGGCAACACGGGAATTGCTCTGGCAATGATTGCTCAATTGTTTCAAATAGAAATAGAATTGGTTCTGCCGGAAGATTCTACAAAAGAGCGTACTCAAACAATGCGTGCTTATGGCGCTACAGTAATTTTAACGCCTGCTAGCGAAGGAATTATTGGTTCGAGGGATTATGCCGACAAAAAGGTTGCAGAAGGCGGTTATATCATGCTAAATCAGTTTGCAAATGATGACAACTGGAAAGCACATTATAAAACCACTGGTCCTGAAATCTGGAATGACACTGACGGAACGGTTACACACTTTGTTTCGGCAATGGGAACGACAGGAACAATCATTGGAACTTCGACTTATTTAAAAGAAAAAAATCCTGCAATTCAAATTGTTGGCGCGCAACCAAGTGACGGATCTCAAATCCCGGGAATCCGCAAATGGCCACAGGAATATTTACCTAAAATTTTTGATGCTTCAAAAGTTGATACCGTGATAGACGTAAGCGAAGATGATGCCAGAGAGATGACTAAAAGATTAGCACTCGAAGAAGGTGTTTTTGCCGGAATGAGCAGCGGTGGTTCAGTAGCCGTAGCCCTTAAAATTGCCGAACAATTAGAATCCGGTGTTATCGTTGCCGTTATCTGCGATCGCGGTGATCGTTATTTATCTTCGGATTTATTTGACTAG
- the epsC gene encoding serine O-acetyltransferase EpsC, producing MTKDSIIQNIKALKSHSNINYGIKTKTEDFTEKLFYTLFDSNAALDESIDELEIRFKEIAVLACKKPENLCESIWDRFLEKLPIVLEKLNEDAAYILENDPASNSIDEVYLAYPGFYAIAIYRLSHELYNLDLLLFSRLMSEYAHRITGTDIHAGAKIASPFFIDHATGIVIGETSVIKKHVKIYQGVTLGALSVSKEMKNAKRHPTVEANVCIYANATILGGETIIGKNSIVGGNAWITKSIPEDSIVLNTTTTEVKIKEKK from the coding sequence GTGACTAAAGACAGTATCATACAAAATATAAAAGCTCTAAAAAGCCATTCAAACATAAATTACGGGATCAAAACCAAAACAGAAGATTTTACAGAGAAACTTTTCTATACTCTTTTTGATTCGAATGCAGCTTTAGATGAAAGCATCGACGAACTCGAAATTCGTTTTAAAGAGATTGCTGTTCTCGCTTGCAAAAAACCGGAAAACTTATGCGAATCGATTTGGGATCGCTTTCTGGAAAAATTACCAATTGTCTTAGAAAAACTAAATGAAGATGCCGCTTATATTCTGGAAAATGATCCTGCATCAAACAGTATCGACGAAGTTTATTTGGCATATCCAGGTTTTTACGCCATTGCAATTTACAGATTAAGCCACGAACTTTATAATCTGGATTTACTATTATTCTCGAGATTAATGAGCGAATATGCGCATAGAATTACCGGAACGGATATTCATGCAGGCGCCAAAATTGCTTCACCATTTTTTATTGATCACGCAACCGGAATCGTTATTGGCGAAACGAGCGTAATTAAAAAACATGTCAAAATTTATCAGGGTGTAACTTTGGGCGCATTAAGCGTAAGCAAAGAAATGAAAAATGCCAAAAGACATCCAACGGTAGAAGCGAATGTTTGCATTTATGCCAATGCAACGATTTTGGGCGGCGAAACCATAATTGGTAAAAACAGCATTGTTGGAGGAAACGCTTGGATTACCAAATCAATTCCCGAAGATTCTATCGTTCTGAATACTACTACAACTGAAGTTAAAATAAAAGAAAAGAAATAA
- a CDS encoding DUF1003 domain-containing protein, giving the protein MKNNSTFKSAISNLEFPESEKIYGKSIHDPILGLIIKDHPSFCDDDCIGVKELNEYRQQYVSGYLSTEIGALSDLEKSVIASLKEDKSIVSIVEDEQETRSFGQKIADKVADFGGSWTFIISFLLFIIVWIGANVYILVNKGFDPYPFILLNLILSCIAALQAPVIMMSQNRQEEKDRNRAKKDYMINLKSELEIRMIHDKIDHMIMHQQQELIEIQKVQIEMMNDILNQIKK; this is encoded by the coding sequence ATGAAAAATAATTCAACTTTTAAGAGCGCTATTTCTAATCTTGAATTTCCGGAAAGTGAGAAAATTTATGGAAAATCGATACATGATCCCATTTTAGGATTAATTATCAAAGATCATCCTTCTTTTTGCGACGATGATTGTATTGGAGTTAAGGAATTAAATGAATATCGTCAGCAATATGTTTCGGGTTATTTGTCTACCGAAATCGGAGCACTTTCGGATCTTGAAAAAAGTGTGATTGCCTCTTTAAAAGAAGATAAATCAATTGTGAGTATTGTAGAAGACGAACAAGAAACGAGAAGTTTTGGTCAAAAGATAGCAGATAAAGTAGCAGATTTTGGCGGAAGCTGGACTTTTATTATTTCGTTTTTACTTTTTATAATTGTTTGGATTGGTGCCAATGTTTATATTTTAGTCAATAAAGGTTTTGATCCATATCCGTTTATTTTACTGAATTTAATTTTGTCTTGTATTGCAGCTTTGCAAGCGCCGGTAATTATGATGAGTCAAAATCGTCAGGAAGAAAAAGACAGGAACAGAGCCAAAAAAGATTATATGATTAACTTGAAATCTGAACTGGAAATTAGAATGATTCATGATAAAATTGATCACATGATTATGCATCAGCAACAAGAATTAATCGAAATTCAGAAAGTGCAAATCGAAATGATGAATGATATTCTGAATCAAATCAAGAAATAA
- a CDS encoding DUF2752 domain-containing protein → MIPCLFKTLFGFECLGCGFQRALLLLFQGEFLAAFKMYPAVFTTLLFFAFVALYFLDKSRNYKKLVWNMALVNLVFMLGGYYYKHFYL, encoded by the coding sequence ATGATCCCTTGCTTATTCAAAACACTCTTTGGTTTCGAGTGTTTAGGATGTGGTTTTCAGCGCGCATTACTCTTACTTTTTCAAGGTGAATTTTTGGCTGCTTTCAAGATGTATCCGGCTGTCTTTACTACGCTATTATTTTTTGCTTTTGTGGCTTTATATTTTTTAGACAAATCAAGAAATTACAAAAAATTGGTTTGGAATATGGCACTCGTAAATCTCGTTTTTATGCTTGGCGGATATTACTACAAACACTTCTATCTTTAA
- a CDS encoding DNA mismatch repair protein MutS: MLTKGDKVSVLDEAINGTVISVKNNEVLIETEDGFTMTFFVNELLKIQDSSNLMNSIKRINLEEITKEKTEPKARSFVKEKKDKREIAAPEFDLHIEKLVPNKRGMSNYDILTLQTETAKRHIEFAIRNRIPKIVFIHGVGEGILKAELDFLLGRYDGIDFQDANYQKYGLGATEVYFRQNNK; the protein is encoded by the coding sequence ATGTTGACTAAAGGAGATAAGGTTTCGGTTCTGGACGAAGCTATAAACGGAACGGTGATTTCGGTAAAAAACAATGAGGTTTTGATAGAAACTGAGGATGGATTTACGATGACATTTTTTGTCAATGAATTGCTTAAAATTCAGGATTCCAGTAATTTAATGAATTCTATTAAAAGGATTAATTTAGAAGAGATTACAAAAGAGAAAACAGAGCCAAAAGCAAGGAGTTTTGTGAAAGAAAAGAAAGATAAACGCGAAATTGCAGCTCCGGAGTTTGATTTGCACATCGAAAAATTGGTTCCAAATAAACGCGGGATGTCAAATTATGATATTCTGACTTTACAGACTGAAACCGCCAAAAGACACATTGAATTTGCAATTAGAAATCGCATTCCTAAAATTGTATTTATTCACGGTGTTGGCGAAGGAATTTTGAAAGCCGAACTTGATTTTTTATTAGGCCGTTACGACGGAATAGATTTTCAGGATGCCAATTATCAAAAATATGGTTTAGGTGCAACCGAAGTTTATTTTAGACAAAACAACAAATAA
- a CDS encoding cysteine desulfurase family protein yields MKKVYLDNASTTAMRPEVIQEMTKVMTEDFGNPSSTHSFGRNGKTVLELSRKSIAKHLNCSAQEIIFTSGGTEADNWILRSAVEDLKVERIITTKIEHHAVLYATLALQSDYNIEVDYVKINPDGSIDLTHLSNLLSDEKKTIVSLMHVNNETGTILDLDRVGVICKQYNALFHSDTVQSVGKTEIDLQKTSVDFIVASAHKFHGPKGVGFAFVRKNSGLQPLIFGGEQEKGLRAGTEAVHQIAGMAKALSLSYENLDSERKYITDLKMYLIEQLEIHFPGFRINGKKDDFYNIINIILPFSSDKTSMLLFSLDMKGIAVSRGSACQSGSIKPSHVLKEMLSETDLKLPNLRISFSHYNTKEDIDWLIECLKAV; encoded by the coding sequence ATGAAAAAAGTATATCTCGACAACGCCTCTACAACCGCTATGCGCCCTGAAGTTATTCAGGAAATGACTAAAGTTATGACAGAAGATTTTGGAAATCCGTCTTCTACACATAGTTTTGGACGTAATGGAAAAACTGTTTTAGAACTTTCAAGAAAAAGTATTGCCAAACATTTAAATTGCTCTGCACAGGAAATTATTTTTACTTCGGGAGGAACCGAGGCGGATAACTGGATACTTCGCTCTGCGGTTGAAGATCTTAAAGTCGAGAGAATCATTACTACAAAAATTGAACATCACGCCGTATTGTACGCGACTTTGGCTTTACAATCTGACTATAATATTGAGGTTGATTATGTCAAAATTAATCCTGACGGAAGTATCGATTTAACTCATTTGTCTAATTTATTGTCTGATGAAAAAAAGACGATTGTTAGTTTGATGCATGTAAACAACGAAACCGGAACTATTTTAGATTTAGACAGAGTTGGTGTTATTTGCAAGCAATATAATGCTTTGTTTCACTCTGATACGGTGCAATCTGTTGGAAAAACAGAAATCGATCTTCAAAAGACTTCTGTAGATTTTATTGTAGCAAGTGCGCATAAATTTCATGGTCCAAAAGGAGTTGGTTTTGCTTTTGTTCGAAAAAATTCAGGTTTACAGCCTTTAATTTTTGGAGGAGAACAGGAAAAAGGGCTTCGCGCAGGAACCGAAGCTGTGCATCAAATTGCCGGAATGGCAAAAGCATTATCGCTTTCGTATGAAAATTTAGATAGCGAAAGAAAATACATTACAGACTTAAAAATGTACTTGATTGAGCAATTAGAAATTCATTTTCCTGGTTTTAGAATCAACGGAAAAAAAGACGATTTCTATAATATCATCAATATAATTCTTCCGTTTTCTTCGGATAAAACTTCTATGCTTTTGTTTAGTTTGGATATGAAAGGAATTGCGGTTTCAAGAGGAAGTGCCTGTCAATCCGGAAGTATAAAACCATCGCATGTTTTGAAAGAAATGTTATCGGAGACTGATTTAAAATTACCAAATCTCCGAATTTCATTTAGTCATTATAACACAAAAGAAGATATCGATTGGTTGATTGAGTGCCTTAAAGCTGTTTAA